The region CTTCCGTCACCACCACCGCAAAACATAAACTGCCCAGCACCAGTAAGGTATTGGCTAGCCATTGTTTATTTTGAGGAGATTTTGCCATGGAGAATAAAATGATTGCGGAAAAATTCAGTTATTGACGGATATACATCGACTCCAACTATATCTAATCACCATCCGACCATTGGGAAATCCCCAGTGAATCCTGGCAACCATGGGAAAATTTTCTTTTTTACTAATGGTCTCGTCTATTCCCTGCGAAAAATTTTTCCCCAGAGGTAGCAAATAAAAAATGCGATGTACCCTTAAGGAAATTAACCTTGCCCGACTGTGCAATCTAACGTAGCTATTATGACTAAGCGAACCTTTGGGGTAATTGGACTGGCAGTAATGGGGGAAAATCTCGCCCTCAACGTGGAAAGTCGAGGCTTTCCCATCGCCGTCTATAACCGTTCCCCCAACAAAACCGAAAAATTCATGGCCGAAAGGGCTGTGGACAAAGACATCAAAGCCGCCTACACCGTAGAAGAATTTGTCCAATTGTTGGAACGTCCCCGCAAAATCCTCGTAATGGTTAAAGCTGGAGGGCCCGTGGATGCAGTGATCGATGAGTTGAAACCCCTTTTAGAAGCAGGGGACATGATCATCGATGGCGGTAATTCCCTCTATGAAGATACGGAGCGTCGCACCAAAGACCTGGAAGCCACCGGCCTGGGCTTTGTTGGCATGGGAGTCAGTGGAGGGGAAGAGGGCGCATTGCTAGGCCCCAGCTTGATGCCCGGGGGCACCCCCACCGCTTATAAGGAATTGGAGCCGATTCTGACTAAAATTGCCGCTCAAGTGGAAGATCCCGATAATCCTGCCTGTGTGACTTTCATTGGCCCTGGAGGGGCGGGGCATTACGTCAAAATGGTGCATAACGGCATTGAGTATGGCGATATGCAACTAATTGCTGAAGCCTACGACATTTTGAAAAACGGCTTGGGCTTGAGTAACGAAAAACTCCACGAAGTTTTTGGCCAGTGGAATCAGACTGATGAGTTAAACTCCTTCCTAATTGAAATCAGCACCGACATTTTTGCCAAAAAGGATCCCGAAACCGGGGGGCATTTAATTGATTACATCCTTGATGCGGCTGGGCAAAAGGGGACGGGGCGCTGGACAGTGATGAGTGGTCTAGAGTTGGGGGTGCCGATTCCCACCATTTACGCCGCCGTTAATGCCAGGGTAATGTCTTCCCTCAAAGAACAACGGGTAGCCGCTTCCAGCCAACTGTCGGGGCCGGGCAAAAGCTTTAGTGGGGACATGGAAGCCTGGATTCCCAAGGTGCGGGATGCCCTCTACTGCTCGAAAATGTGTTCCTATGCCCAGGGCATGGCCTTAATTGCCAAAGCTTCCCAGGAATTTGGCTATGACGTTAACCTGCCGGAAATTGCCCGCATTTGGAAAGGGGGTTGCATTATTCGAGCCGGCTTTTTGGACAAGATCAAGAAGGCTTTTAAGGATAATCCTCAGTTACCTAATCTGCTCCTCGCTCCGGAATTCAAGCAAAGTATTCTGGACCGCCAGGGGCCATGGCGAGAGGTATTAATCCTAGCCAACGACATGGGCATTGCAGTGCCAGCGTTTAGTTCCTCGTTGGATTACTTTGACAGTTACCGGCGGGCGGTGCTTCCCCAAAACCTAACCCAAGCGCAACGGGATTACTTTGGGGCTCACACCTATGAACGCACTGATAAACCCAGGGGAGAATTTTTCCACACGGAATGGCTTGATTAGTTCCTGTTTGTCCTATTCGTCACCCCCCATCCCTGGGGGGAAATTTTTGATGACCTAATTCCAGCAATTACCGAGGTTCAAGCTCTGCCCTAAGCCGCCAAGGGAGCATCATTTTCCCCATAGACTACTTGTTGGTAGTAATCCACTAACTGCTTTGTGGCCGCTGGCCAGCCCCATCGTTCCGCTTCTTGCCGGGCATTTTGTCGTAACAGTTCTCGATCGCCAGTGGCAGACATTAACCGTTGGGTAGCCTGCACCACTCCCCTTTCCACAGTGGGATCAAAGAGATAACCGTTTTCACCATCGGTGACAATGTCCAAAATCCCCCCAGAGGCCGCCGCCACTACGGGACAGCCCGCCGCCATGGCCTCCAATAGCACTAAGCCCAGGGTTTCGGTACGGGAGGGAAAAATAAACGCGTCAGCGGAAGCAAAGGCCGCCGCCAACTCTAGTCCCTGCATATAGCCCGCAAAATAGGTATTCGTACCAGCAAAGTGGGCTTCTAAATTTTTCCGATGGGGCCCATCCCCGACGATCGCCAAGCGGGCCTGGGGAATGGCTTCGAGCACAGGCTTAATTTCATCGATCTGTTTTTCTGCCGAAACTCGGCCGACATATAAAAATAGGGGGGCATCGGGGTGACCCTGGGACAATTTTTGCCGCATTTGGGCCGACTTCAGGTGGGGCTGAAACAGTTCCGTATCTACTCCCCGTTGCCATAGATCTACCCGTTCAATGCCGTGGTGGACCAATTCCTGCACCATGGCGGAGGAAGTG is a window of Synechocystis sp. PCC 7338 DNA encoding:
- a CDS encoding glycosyltransferase — its product is MKFCCEGRSPDMNRTLDSASHFVEFCRPDLPPHLAMRVALFTETFLPKIDGIVTRLKHTVENLQRQGHQVLIFCPEGGLKEYKGAKIHGVKGMPLPLYPELKLAFPSPQIKQALLKFKPDLIHVVNPAVLGLGGIYYAKNLHIPLVASYHTHLPQYLQHYGLGALEGVLWELLKLAHNQAELNLCTSSAMVQELVHHGIERVDLWQRGVDTELFQPHLKSAQMRQKLSQGHPDAPLFLYVGRVSAEKQIDEIKPVLEAIPQARLAIVGDGPHRKNLEAHFAGTNTYFAGYMQGLELAAAFASADAFIFPSRTETLGLVLLEAMAAGCPVVAAASGGILDIVTDGENGYLFDPTVERGVVQATQRLMSATGDRELLRQNARQEAERWGWPAATKQLVDYYQQVVYGENDAPLAA
- the gnd gene encoding decarboxylating NADP(+)-dependent phosphogluconate dehydrogenase, which gives rise to MTKRTFGVIGLAVMGENLALNVESRGFPIAVYNRSPNKTEKFMAERAVDKDIKAAYTVEEFVQLLERPRKILVMVKAGGPVDAVIDELKPLLEAGDMIIDGGNSLYEDTERRTKDLEATGLGFVGMGVSGGEEGALLGPSLMPGGTPTAYKELEPILTKIAAQVEDPDNPACVTFIGPGGAGHYVKMVHNGIEYGDMQLIAEAYDILKNGLGLSNEKLHEVFGQWNQTDELNSFLIEISTDIFAKKDPETGGHLIDYILDAAGQKGTGRWTVMSGLELGVPIPTIYAAVNARVMSSLKEQRVAASSQLSGPGKSFSGDMEAWIPKVRDALYCSKMCSYAQGMALIAKASQEFGYDVNLPEIARIWKGGCIIRAGFLDKIKKAFKDNPQLPNLLLAPEFKQSILDRQGPWREVLILANDMGIAVPAFSSSLDYFDSYRRAVLPQNLTQAQRDYFGAHTYERTDKPRGEFFHTEWLD